A window of Phaseolus vulgaris cultivar G19833 chromosome 4, P. vulgaris v2.0, whole genome shotgun sequence genomic DNA:
ctccacgccgaaaatgcacttctcgggattcaacTTCAGCTTGTACTTGGCTATGTaacgaacaactcttccagatcAGTAACGTGTCTGCTCCTTTCTAGAGATGTCACGACCATATCGTCGACatatgcttgcacattcctccaAAGCATAGGCGCAAGCACcttatccattagcctctggtatgtggctcccgcattcttcagcccaaagggcatcaccttgtagcaataggaTGACCTTTCTGTCATGAAAGCAGTCTTTTCCTCATCCATCGGGTCCATCTTAATCTGGTTATATCCCAAGAAGGCGTCCAAGAAACTGAGCAATTTACACCCTgaggcactatccaccagggcatctatacttggcaaaggataagaatcctttggataGGCTTTATTTAAATCTGTAAAATCaacgcacatccgccatttcccattactcttcttgaccagaacgacattggcgagccattccgggtattgaatctccctcaTATGACCTGCCGCAAGGAGTTTCTGCgtctcgtccctgatcgcctgtctcttttcttcgttaaactttcttcttctttgtcggatTGGTTTGACTTGAGGATCCATCGCTAGGCGATGACACAAGAAATCAGGGTCAATTCCCGGAATGtatgaagcagaccatgcaaacgtGTCCAGATGCCTATTTATTACCTTGAcgatctggtcttgtgtctcgCCATCTAAAGTCTTCCCCAGCTTAAATGTTCTGCCGCcaatcttcttctcaagccaaTCCTCGACCGGCTGAGGCCTCTTCTCACTGGTGATTAGCGCTCTCGCGATTCCTGACTCCCTGGCGACTTCCGGGGAGTCCTTCTCTTCCTCAACCTGAGCGGCGTTCTCGCACCTCGCCTCaacatccaccatcaccacatCCCTTTCAGTGGCCACCTCAAATGCTGTGTCCACAACTCGCCGATTTTCCTGTTTAGGCTCCACACCAGGGGGCGGCGTTGTGGTTACATGACACACTgatctcttgttcttgaggttgttttcatagcacttctttgcctccttttgatcagagcggatggtgataaccaccccctccattgaaggtaacttgaccttcatgtgcctcgtagaaggcacagctcctatcctgttgagtgttggccttcccaacaggatatTATATGCCGAAGGAGCATTCACAACAAGGTACCTAATCTTCTCTGTGCGCGAGGCCACcccatctgtgaacgtcgttcttaactcaatgtaccccctgacctccacttgatcaccaacaaaaccgtataagcagcccccatatggcctcagttGGTCGGGGGATAATTGTAACTTTTCcaaagcagcccccatatggcctcagtttgccgagcttccttgatcaaccaACACCCGATGAACCATCCTCCCCGCCGTAACGAGCGAGAttacaatgggatcgttgtatggggcacaacatccctaagatcttctttggtgaacgtgatgtccacatcgggcGAGTGATTCTCAAAAGCCTCTACTGACATCAcggaccttgcatatttcttccacTGTGATGCAGTACACCCACCACCCGAGAATCCGCCAGCTATattgtggatctcgccgtgaatgGGTACTTCATGCTGCTGTCCCTCACTGCTCGCCGGTTGTGAACCTGACGATTGCCCCGTTTACTTCTCCAGCAAATAGTCTTTCAAGAACCCACACTTGACCAACTCGGCGAGTTGGTATCccaaagccaagcacgaattgATGTagtggccaaagctcttgtggaactcacaccacgcgTCCGGTTTtggccccaacaccttatccgTTGTCTTCTCAGGtactttgagcctggcagcaatgttcggaatggcgatcaggtcagCCAATCCCATCACAAACTCGTACCTTGGCGGTCGATTAGACTCTCTAGGCCACCCTGGCCCCTTCCCCTTGCTCTtctttggatcataaggatgatGCATCCTTTGATCCTTCTTCCCTGCCGCCGCCTCCATCACCCTCTGCGACTGAATCCTCGTCTGAGCGCGTGGCTTAGCTGCAGTCACATTCCCTCTCTTCTCGGAGACTTCGCTTTCAGCGGCGATGTAGGCCACgacacgtcgccggatttcagcgaacgtggcggggtggctcctgatCAGCGATTCACTAAACGGTccaggcaacacgccctttttgaaggcatgCACAAACATATCTTCATCCTTACCTGGCAAGCGGACACTCTGAGCCCCGAATCTGTTCAAAAAATCCTTCAGAGACTCCCTTTGATATTGCCTcacatcgaacagatcgtaagaCACCAACGACGGTGCCTTGTttactatgtactgctcgacgaacaTCTTGGAGAACTGCTGGAAGGTGGTAATGTGGCCGGTAGGCAGACTGACGAACCACTCCAGCGCTGTTCCACTGAGAGTACTCATGAACACCTTGCAGTAGACTGCATCCGAACCgcctgagagcatcatctgcgtgtgaaacgtcgtgagatgagcctcaggatcctccaccccGGTGAAAGATGCTTTCACCGATACCGCATTTGCAGGGACCACCGTGTCCATGATCTCCTGAGAAAACGGCATTGGAAAATTACGCGGTGGGGACGGGGGTGCAGATTTGTCCCCAGTCGCATGCTCCTTCTGTCCCTGGAGAGCTTTACGTAACTCTTCATTGACTCTGTTAAGCTCTTCATTTCTAGCCTGTGAGGCCACTAGTGCCTCGTGCATTCTCTCTTGTTCAGAACgtgatgcagccacgttctcctgcaacGTCCTCATCATttccatcacctgcgccatagATACAGCGTCCTCTTCGGTTGATGGCGCGACTGAACTGGatcgcgttgtcctcatcctttctcAACAAACTTCAAGAAATCACACCAAAATCGTAATCACAAACACTCCGAATCAGAACAAGATTGCGAACTCTTCGAACAAACTACAGAGAGACGATTGATCCAGCAATCAATTGATAGAAACCCCAACAATTCATAGAAACTCCACTTTACTGATTAGAACCCCAAGCAAACGGTGAAACTCCGGAAAACCGACTACGACAGCAAGCAGTCGAACAGAAATCACCAAAACTTCAATAAACCCGAActgtggttgggaatcaccttttacacgaccccacggtgggcgccagatgatcctgccgaTTAACCAAGCGCAAGAACaatgcctcgtcacgatctttccTCACCAGCTTTAACACCACGTGCGTTTCAAGTCCACGCTACAGATTGTCTccctgagaacctgaaaacacagtatggcgcctctgcggctggtggcgctccgacgctcaagtcagtaacaggAACACCCAAACACTGAGAGAAAACTAAGTGCTGTAGAACCGTACTCAAGTGCTCTCAACCAAAAAATAATGAGCCGTAATCAACGtccctctgcaaattctgttaagtttacctttatacctaggttttttctctctccaggcagttacgctttggacgcgtggctcgcatccaaccctgcacgtgtcatcatctgggctggggtaactGGTAGTACCCAACCTTAcatgtgtcatcatctgggctgggataacttgagcgtcatttctatgtagcatccaGTTGTGCGGCCAAGTCTCCTATTCAAGGTGTAACCTAGCACGTAACGCGCTCTGgaacaccacccgacaaggcgagtatcggatgcaacaaagtacaccgtctctgtgatatcgcttgtcgcaagtGACACCTTCCTCTTTgccacgccatgcatgttctagctgaggaaacctcgccatcgacgaatgtccactctgggaatcccgtcATCGATGAGCAAGCTGTTTCCGCCAAATCACTTAACCTCCACGCTTCATGCTGACGTAACAATCATCtctactgaacttacacgcttgaacttactcgcctgaacctccaacagcttcaactaagtttactgggaaaTCCGACGATGTGCCTCTTGTGGCGACTCctgaccacctgatcttccatcaTCTAACACGGCGATCATACGGAAACctggcgacaaccgactatgtacactgtaaaaagccacttccacaaacggcggCCATGTTAACTTCTTGaccattcatctttctcttgtccacgtgtcccgctaagcacgccccacatagtcacTTACTATCcatgtcatcacacccgatgacctgattgGTACAGTTAACAATGCTGAAGGGAAGGTATCTAATGTATAGGACATGTTTAAATCACAGCAAATGGGTTATAACAAAGTTAAATGTTTAAATCACAGCAAAAGGAATGTCACCAATCTCGACTTGAACCCATCCAAATGGATTTAAGCATATTCAACTTTTCAacgataaaaaaattagttcaaATAGCAAAAGGGTAATGGATTGGCAAAATTCCAAACCACTTACTGAATGTGAGAACTTGTTGTGCTCAAAGCTTCAACAACTGTGTCTAGCTCACCATTAGTTAGTAGTAATGTATCTTGCAACATTCAGCAACCAGTTTGTAATAATATCAACAAAATTGCTTTCTTAATGGAAACTGACACAGTTTCTAATTAGCACACACAGGTCTCCATCTTATATTGTCTAAAGGACATTTCTATGCAGAAAGAGATGCCTTTACACCTCCTAAACATAAAACATGAAACATGGTAAATTTAACATGATTGACTGCTTTTCTTTCGCATCCTAATCAAAACACAAATTTTCCTCCTAGCATTTATCTAGCCTTCAAAAACAGAATAGAAAACAAACTACACGAAGTTTaaaaaaacccaaaaaaaaTCTTCTAAGAAAGAAGAAACACCCTCTACAAAGAAATCAAACAGACTATGCACACTCATCCAACCATATCAAATGACTAGGACAATAATAACATGATATACAGCTTGAAAGAACCATACATGTTTACTCTTTATTTAGCAACATATAAAAGAGCAAGTACAAACCAACCAAAGCACTTTCACCTCGTGGTTCAGCTCGCAAAATTTAATTAGAACTTAGGAAGTTCTGTCTATACCAggtaaaaaaaataccaaaCCAAAGAAAACCGTTACCATTCCATATTATACCACAACTCTTGTGAGTCGGTAGCTAACTGGCTCACAATAATCTGAATATGCGATTGCAATTTAAAACCTTGTATCATTGATTAATCCATTCTCATTCTTCTTCTACAAAATTTAGAACCCAACAATAATCATTCTAATCAGTGATATATAAAACCTTGAATCATTGATCAATTCACCACCTTtcttcttctgcaaaataaggcCTCTTCCCAACCAATTCAACAACTCTCTTCGCAGCACCAAAGTTTAGTTAAATGGATCCTTACCAAAAATAACCTAATTTAATTCACAAGCAAACCCAAAGAAAACaccaattcatttttatttcggTCAAGTTTAGGGTTTATGCTTCAACTACTAATTCAAATAAGCATTTGCAAACACGACATGAGCAACTCAGAAAATTCAATGCCAACTGAAGAAATCGACAATGGAAATAGAGAAAGGATAATGAAAAAAAGAGCAAAATCGATGGTGATGACAGTGGTGTTGCGTTCGCCGGAGAGAACAATGGTGGTGGAGCGTATAGGGGCGTGAGAGAGAGAATATGTActgagaagaggaagaagaaaccaATTACCATGACGAAGCAGCAAAAGCAGGTCCGTGGTGGAGGAGGAGAAACAAGTCCGTGGTGGAGAAGGAGAAGCTCTGTGGTAGAGGATGAGAAGTAGCTCTAAGATGGAAGAGGGAAAGTAGCTACTGTGGAGGAGGAGAAACACTAATGGGTTTTTTAGTCAAAAGTTTGAAAAAGTGAGTATTTTCCTGaggtttgaaaataaatcattggaaaagttaaaagaaagataatttttctttttttattaaaaatatttatataaaataaataaataaaattaatttattttaattaaataaatatttaaaagtaagaatattttttaaaaaaattatatgtttaaACTTACAGATTCAAAAACTTTAAGAATTTagttatcaaatatattaaaaaaaaatttaaattttttttaattatatttatttattgaaatttgagaaaatttaaaatattttattgatgttttacaataaacatttcaaacttaatgaaaattaaacaaactccattattttgatgagattttagaataaattaatgaaacttaacaaaggttaaaaagtCTCAACTATTTTGCggaagttttaaaataaacctttggaaattaactAAGGCTAAAAAATCTCCGTTATTTTGTGGAGGTTTTGAAATAAACCTATGGaaattaatgaaggttaaaaaaaacatCAGTTATTTTGcagaggttttaaaataaacctttgaaaattaatgaaggttaaaaaaatcttcgTCATTTTGccgaggttttagaataaacctttggaatttaactaagattaaaaaacctccgttattttgttgaggttttagaaaaaacatccattaattaaatcaattcttaGGGTTATGTTAACTTCCACTAAATAACCTCcactaaaaccttttttttcttgcaGTGAACTTGACTTTGTtcccataaatttttatatcaaCACCAAAACGAAAAattgcataaaataaaattactttatgttcttacaacaaggaccaagaacacttgAAATGGGTTAATCAAGACTAATCCTTCAATCTTGGGCTGAACACTATCTTGGGCCGGGTACTTCTCTCCTTGATGGAAACTCTtggcttctcctctcggctggtgctctcggcttctcctcacaacaggtggggggtacctgcaagtcgctccgatgccaaagtcagaaaaggtttaacgttcatcagataaaatcactcttacctttttTCTTACTCTGAACTTCTATTTATAGGGTTTCCTTAATGGCCTTTTCTCCTTTTCTGTTGGACTTTCTctttacacctttttattatttacacacTCCTCCTGTGGGTTTTAAACTTAATTGGGTTTCATTTTTAtagtaatatttatattttattttattctttaacatATATCTTTTTCATTCTCGGTTTAAACCTCTCGGTTTCAACCTTTTTCCCTCGTTTACTCAATGTTGTTCTCGgcctaaacctctcggttttagcctaccagtacactagcccccgagacaaaaatatttttattttaagtttaaagaaatatttgtgtcttaatataatataataatgtttgacgtttgatttgatttgatatggAACGCTTTGATTTCTGCGCTTTATTTTGCTCAGTTTTCATGACTTGACAGGAACTTGCTATTTTGACCGTTAGATGACATATTTTTCAATGGTGCCACATTGTTTATATCGTTTGAAATTCTAGGGTTTTGTTTGGGCTATAAATAGGTTTGCCATTGGGTTTTTTATGATTGTGTGAGCTTTGCTGCTGTTTAGAAGGAAGCATATTGTCAATCTTCGTTCAATTCTTGCGAAGGTAATGTCTCTTTCAAGTTCTTCTGCTACTGATGAATTTTCAAGCGCGGGTGGTGAATCAACTGGCCGAGTGGTTCGAGAAGAAGTTCCTCCTGAGTCAAAATCTTCTTCTGCTACTCCATCTTGTATGAATGATTCAAGTGGAGCTCCTGCTGTTGATGTTCCTCAAGAATTTGAATTTATCGTACCCCAGAAAAACCTTCGTCCTGGTTATCAATGGGTCAATCCTAAAGTCCGAGAGTATTTCTCGAAGTATCGTTCTGCTAACGAACTTCGGAGTTTTCTTTCCCGTTCTCAGATTTATTATTCtgatattgaaaatgatatCATTTCATTTCGGCGTGTTGGTGATGTTGATAATGTGTGTCATGGCCGAGAAGGTGATagctatgaatttttttatttttatgcttgctTTTTCAGAGATCTTCATATTCGATTGCCTTTGAACAATTTTCAAATGGGcgttcttaattttcttaatgtTGCTCCTACTCAGCTTCATCCTAATGGTTGGGCTGCGATGCAAGCATTCagtattttgtgtaaattattgTCACTTTCTCCTAGTCCTTCTGCGTTTCTATACTATTATAGTTCTCGGCCTGGTAAACGGCCAGGGTGGCTATCCCTTATTAGCAAGTCCAATGTGTGTTTTCTTAAGCCTTTTACGTCGTCGTATAAGGATTTTAAAggaagttttttcaaaattctaatagAGCCAATAGGAAGAGAATATTTCTTTAATGGAAATTCTCCAAAATTTCCTCTGTATTGGACGAAAGATCCTGTGAAGTTTAACTCAATATCCTTTCATTCGATGGGTGTGGCCGATCGTCATGTTATTGAAGTTTTTAGTCATTTCTCGTATCAAGTTCCCACTCGTGCTTTGCTTCAGTTGTATACTTCATCACATCCTCGAGAAGATCTTACTGGTACGTGGTTATTCCgcattttcttgctttttagGATAAGTTTTTTAACtttgctaaattttttattgattttcagctCTGATGGCAAGTACTAATCCGAAAGCTCGATCTTACTTTTCGAAACTGCTTAACAAAGTGGGTGATGTTACTCCCCGACGCGAGAATGTGGTAAATCCTGTTGTGGAAGTAGAAAACGTGGAGCCAGTTGTTAATGTTGACGTGGTGGAACCGACAAGTAATGTTGATGTTGCTGGTCCTtcgaagaaatcaaagaaacgaGATAGGAGCAGCAAGAAGTCACGTTCATCTTCTCGGCGCCATCGCCATAGTGGAAATGTTTCATGTGAACCTCTTCCTGAGACGATTTTTAGTGCTACGAATAAATATGCAAAATTCGTTCAAACATCTTTTAGTGAATCAACTTACAATATGCTGAAGAATATGGATGCTACTTCATTAGCGGATTCTGttattgaattatcaagtagAAATCTTTTGATTGGAAAAATGATGAAAGAGAAGAATGGAAACTGCGTGTCGTTGTCCGAATTTGAGAAGCTGAAGAATGATCTTGCTGAGTATAAGGATAGGATGAACTCTTTATCATTAGAGTTAGAGAAGGTGGCAAAACAGAAAGAACAACAAGAAATCGAAAATGAAGGTCTTGGAAAAGAAATTTCTGATTTGAAGAATGAAAACCTGAAATGTATTACGGAGAATGCTCAATTGTGCAAGGAGAATCAACTTTTGACCGAGAAGGTATCGGCGCTATCTTCTGCTAATGAATCGGACAAGAAGACCATCAAACTTATGGATGAGGAGATTAATCAGCTAAAGACCAATGTTTTTGAAGCCGAAAGTTTTATATTTGAACAACACAAACTTGGCTTTGAGAAGGCTCTTCAACAAGcaaaatacttttataaaattCCTATTGATGAAGGTAATTTTGATGTTAAGAAGGAATTTTATAATGGTGAGCTAGTTCCTGCTAATGAGATTCCAGATAATGATGCTGAAGatattaatattgaaaattagGTATAGGGTTTTAAGGTTTAGTTTGTCGGATACTTCTCGGTTACTTGTGGAGAAGTATAATTGTTTTGGAATGCTAAGCTTGTTGGATATTTGCATTCGTGATGTAATTCCTTTTTTGGGAACTTTTgttaatataaatgtttaagCTTTTGTGGTTATCATCGTAATTTTATCCTTTGTTATGTTCTGATAATTCTGTTATAATCGTTGAGGCTTGCTAGTTTTCGGTTCTTTTGTTGAAAGCGTTAGAAATGTTAGAATTATTTGAGTTTACCTCTCGGTTTAATGATTATTAGTTTAAAGACGACATTTTGTTGGAGTATGAAGATATTGACTGTTATGACTTGGACTTTtcggtgtttttttttttattagtcaAAAAATTGTgaagtataaaattattaatcaaaAACCTTTAATTTATTAAGGTTGATTCATAATTGATATATTATTGACTGGAATATGCAACTGTCGGTTTAGTAATGTCAGTTGTACGAGTGACTTTCGGTTTTTGGAATTGTGTTTTAGCTCTGATCTTTCGGTTTCGTTTGAGATAAAATGTTTAAGATTGACAAATTTTAAAGGAAGATTCTGATAGCAGGGATTTTCAAAAAACGAAAGCTAATTCTGATCTTTCGGTTTTCATGTGAtttgaagattttcaagaatgagaattatatttatgtttgttcgggagggatttcacctgaaatGAAAGCATCCAAGCCCGAAAAAGTTATGTAAATCGATTCTCGGGTGGGATTTTACCTGGAATGAAAGCATCCAAACCCAAGAAAACTATGTAAATCTATTCTCGGgtgggatttcacctgaagtgaaagcatccaaagCCGAGAGTTTATGTAAATCTATTCTCGGgtgggatttcacctgaagtgaaagcATCTAAGGCCGAGAGACGAAGAATGTATATGTACATAATGGAAGATAACAAAACGGATTGTTTCTTGAGAATTCCTCTTCATTATATGATAAGTAATTTACATCTATtgtaactaaaataaaattttagatgaCTTGCATTCCAGGTTCTCGGtatcattttctcttccaaagtTTCTAACCTATAAGCTCCATTTTGTAAGTTTTCTAGCACTCTAAAGGTCCTTCCCAATTGGATGCCAATTTTCCATGTCGTGGA
This region includes:
- the LOC137838705 gene encoding uncharacterized protein; translated protein: MAQVMEMMRTLQENVAASRSEQERMHEALVASQARNEELNRVNEELRKALQGQKEHATGDKSAPPSPPRNFPMPFSQEIMDTVVPANAVSVKASFTGVEDPEAHLTTFHTQMMLSGGSDAVYCKVFMSTLSGTALEWFVSLPTGHITTFQQFSKMFVEQYIVNKAPSLVSYDLFDVRQYQRESLKDFLNRFGAQSVRLPGKDEDMFVHAFKKGVLPGPFSESLIRSHPATFAEIRRRVVAYIAAESEVSEKRGNVTAAKPRAQTRIQSQRVMEAAAGKKDQRMHHPYDPKKSKGKGPGWPRESNRPPRYEFVMGLADLIAIPNIAARLKVPEKTTDKVLGPKPDAWCEFHKSFGHYINSCLALGYQLAELVKCGFLKDYLLEK